CCGGTGATATTGGCCAGGGTGGTTAACCAGGCCAATACATCAGCAAATTCTTCACTCAAGAGGCTCTCGACCTCTTCGCCACGCTCGAGTCGGGCCAGCGCTTCAGCCAGTTCGCCGACCTCCTCCATAAACCACAGAAACGTCTTGGATGGGCCGCGTGCCAGATCAGTGGCGCCGTAGCGTTCATCGATATAGGCCTGCCAAGTTTCAAGCGTGAACATATTGGAGGAGCCTTTCTGTCAGGATTTCTTTGCCTTGGTCGCGCAGGAACGCCTCCAAAAGACCTTGCCTACGGGCGTATGTTCGCATCCATGGCGGTTGTTGTCTATCTGGTCCGTGTGATAACAAAGAACAGCACAACAACTCTGCTATTTCCCGAGATGAACATTGGTAACAGCTCAGTTCGCTGTCATACTAGAAGCGTGGTCAGGGAATCTGGGCGGGGTCTTATACACGGCTCATCAGTTGTGTCACCGAGGCGCTCCAAGTTTTCTTGGCGTGGAATGGTCATCTTGCCGAAAAGTACATTAGACGTACGGCGCCGATGGCCAGTGCGGCCTATTTCATTTTGACTTGGTCGCTGAGATCGGTCAATGACGCGTAAAAAGTAAGGACACATGGAAGTGCGATTTCGGGCATCAGAATCAAGAGGCGTCACTGAAAAAACGTGCCAAAGCCAGCGGGCATCAAGTGATCAGGATATGACGAGTGAGGCTTCAGTACGGCGTTTTTGGCGCCGATGTCGATTGGCCCTGGAATCCAAGCCGAGCGTCTTGGTGATTGATCTCGCAGAGGTGGTCCGGGCTGACACAAAGCTCATCGCGTGCTTGGCAGGTCTTTATCAACTGGGGCGTGACGAGCACGTGGCCATTGAAGTACACGCTTCTGCCGCAGTGCTGACCGTCGCTCGAATCTGCCACCTTGAGCCACTGCTTGAGATTATGTCTCCAGCGCCGAGCTCAGACGCTGCGCCGCCTCCTGAACTGGCATTAGGTGATCTCAATAAGCTCACTTCGCCAGCGCTCTAAAAGCTTGTTTTCATGATAAAATCTGTTTGATTTGCAGTCGGTCTGCAGTCGGTCTGCTGTCGTTCAGCTCATCTGTCTGCACGTATGGGCGCAACATATCGGAGTCAGGACATGGCCGGTCAGATCATTGAGATCAATCTCGCTTCAGATCAAGGGGTTCCAGCCATTGCCTATGAACAGGCCCAAGTGGTTCCTGGCCAGGGTATTCATGGAGATCGCAAACTTAAAGATGCAGCGGGGGAGAGCCCCGGCGCTTATCTTCGTCAGATTACATTGATCGAGAAGGAACAAGTCGATCGTTTTAATGAGGTCTATGGGGCCTCTATGACA
This window of the Phycisphaerales bacterium genome carries:
- a CDS encoding MazG nucleotide pyrophosphohydrolase domain-containing protein translates to MFTLETWQAYIDERYGATDLARGPSKTFLWFMEEVGELAEALARLERGEEVESLLSEEFADVLAWLTTLANITGVDLNKAVTDKYIEDGGPQGVK